Proteins encoded in a region of the Acidobacteriota bacterium genome:
- a CDS encoding class I SAM-dependent methyltransferase: protein MNANKALWEKGDFTRIATSMRESGEAVVESLGIGSGTKVLDLGCGDGTTAIPAAKRGADVLGVDIASNLVAAGNRRAEEAGLANVRFQEGDVSTLGEVADGSFDLVMSVFGAMFAPRPGDVAKEMYRAARPGGRVFMGNWIPNDPTLVAQILRISSAYSPPPPEGFVSPMTWGVEEHVIERFTAAGAAAENISFARDTFTFRFDGTPAGFVDTFRRYYGPTMNAFDAAATNGKEEQLAAELTELFEKENRGNGTGKTVIPATYLRVAVAK from the coding sequence ATGAACGCAAACAAAGCACTTTGGGAAAAGGGTGATTTCACACGCATCGCCACAAGCATGCGCGAGAGCGGCGAGGCCGTGGTCGAAAGCCTCGGCATCGGCAGCGGAACAAAGGTCCTTGACCTCGGCTGCGGCGATGGGACGACCGCAATACCCGCCGCCAAACGCGGTGCCGACGTCCTCGGCGTCGATATCGCGAGCAATCTGGTCGCCGCCGGCAATCGGCGAGCCGAGGAAGCGGGCCTCGCAAACGTCCGCTTTCAGGAAGGCGATGTATCCACGCTCGGCGAGGTCGCCGACGGCAGCTTTGACCTCGTTATGAGCGTCTTCGGGGCGATGTTCGCACCGCGGCCCGGCGACGTTGCGAAAGAGATGTACCGAGCCGCACGGCCCGGCGGCCGCGTCTTTATGGGCAACTGGATCCCCAACGACCCGACGCTGGTCGCACAGATACTACGTATCTCGTCGGCCTATTCGCCGCCGCCGCCCGAGGGTTTCGTCTCGCCGATGACGTGGGGCGTTGAGGAACACGTCATTGAACGCTTCACGGCCGCCGGTGCCGCCGCAGAAAACATCTCGTTTGCACGCGACACATTTACATTTCGTTTTGACGGCACGCCCGCCGGTTTCGTCGATACTTTCCGCCGCTACTACGGCCCGACGATGAACGCCTTTGACGCCGCCGCCACAAACGGCAAGGAAGAACAACTCGCCGCCGAACTCACAGAACTATTCGAAAAAGAGAACCGCGGCAACGGCACCGGCAAGACGGTCATCCCGGCAACGTACCTCCGCGTGGCGGTTGCGAAGTGA
- a CDS encoding aldehyde dehydrogenase family protein: MAKAEAEEAAANEIISSDPATGREVGRVRVTTPDEVREAVERSRQVFHMWKTTSFAERRRLVMRAREVILDEMEAIAELISAESGKPKGEAIALEIAPVLDLMQWIARSAEKMLRPRRIGIGLFGLLGRSSKVVYHPLGVVAIIPAWNYPFSIPLGEAVMSLMAGNTVVIKPSELTPLTGVKIGEIFERAGFPKDAVQIVSGAGETGAALVEAAPDKIAFTGSVATGRKIAEAAARNLTSVVLELGGKDPMIVLADADLEAAANAAVWGAFCNAGQNCASVERLYVHELIAEEFTRRIIEKTKKLKVGPGSDPDVSVGPMSSERQIRIVERHVDDFREAGAEILTGGERRADTLVRMSVASTRTSANCEEASVGTDDLAGGTGDADRSVRAPLIFEPTVITGATNDMRPMREETFGPTLPICTFATEEEAIALANDTEFGLTASVWTRDIARGRRIAERIEAGTVCINEHLYTHGIGQTPWGGFKNSGRGRTHGLEGLLELVQPQHIHTNRITLLPDAWWMPYSPTALETFRGFATKFATGSVLKTATLLPQLWKRIKELRRK; this comes from the coding sequence ATGGCAAAGGCTGAGGCAGAGGAAGCTGCGGCAAATGAGATCATCTCGAGCGATCCGGCAACGGGCCGCGAGGTCGGGCGGGTTCGCGTAACGACGCCGGATGAAGTGCGCGAGGCGGTCGAGCGTTCGCGGCAGGTTTTCCACATGTGGAAAACGACGAGCTTTGCCGAGCGGCGGCGGCTGGTGATGCGGGCCCGCGAGGTGATCCTCGATGAAATGGAAGCGATCGCCGAGCTGATCTCGGCCGAATCGGGCAAGCCGAAGGGCGAGGCCATTGCGCTTGAGATCGCACCGGTGCTCGACCTGATGCAGTGGATCGCACGGAGCGCGGAAAAGATGCTTCGGCCGCGGCGGATCGGCATCGGGCTTTTCGGTTTGCTCGGGCGGTCGTCGAAGGTGGTCTATCACCCGCTCGGCGTTGTCGCGATCATTCCGGCGTGGAACTATCCGTTCTCGATCCCGCTCGGCGAGGCGGTTATGTCGCTGATGGCTGGGAACACGGTCGTGATAAAGCCCTCGGAGCTGACGCCGCTGACCGGCGTAAAGATCGGTGAGATATTTGAGCGTGCCGGCTTCCCGAAAGATGCTGTTCAGATCGTAAGTGGTGCGGGCGAAACGGGTGCCGCACTTGTCGAAGCCGCCCCGGACAAGATCGCCTTTACGGGCTCGGTCGCGACCGGACGAAAGATCGCCGAGGCTGCGGCACGGAACCTGACTTCGGTCGTGCTCGAACTCGGCGGAAAGGACCCGATGATCGTTCTCGCCGATGCCGACCTTGAGGCGGCAGCCAATGCCGCCGTCTGGGGAGCCTTCTGCAACGCCGGGCAAAATTGCGCATCGGTCGAGCGGCTTTACGTTCACGAATTGATCGCCGAGGAGTTTACCCGCCGGATCATCGAGAAAACTAAGAAGCTTAAGGTCGGGCCCGGCAGCGACCCCGATGTCTCGGTCGGGCCGATGTCGTCCGAGCGGCAGATCCGGATAGTCGAGCGCCACGTTGATGACTTTCGCGAAGCGGGAGCGGAGATACTCACGGGCGGGGAAAGGAGAGCGGACACTCTTGTCCGCATGAGCGTCGCTTCGACGCGAACAAGCGCTAATTGCGAAGAAGCCTCTGTGGGCACGGATGATCTCGCCGGAGGAACCGGCGATGCGGACAGGAGTGTCCGCGCTCCGCTCATCTTTGAGCCGACGGTGATCACCGGTGCGACGAACGACATGCGGCCGATGCGGGAGGAGACCTTTGGGCCAACGCTGCCGATCTGCACTTTTGCGACCGAGGAAGAAGCTATCGCCCTTGCCAACGATACGGAGTTTGGCCTGACGGCGAGCGTCTGGACACGCGACATCGCCCGCGGCCGCCGCATCGCCGAACGCATTGAAGCAGGCACCGTCTGCATCAACGAACACCTCTACACCCACGGCATCGGGCAAACGCCTTGGGGCGGGTTCAAAAACTCCGGCCGCGGCCGCACGCACGGCCTCGAAGGCCTGCTCGAACTCGTTCAGCCGCAGCACATCCACACCAACCGCATCACGCTCCTGCCCGACGCCTGGTGGATGCCGTACTCGCCGACGGCACTTGAGACCTTCCGCGGCTTCGCAACCAAATTTGCCACGGGCTCCGTGCTCAAGACCGCAACGCTTTTACCGCAGCTCTGGAAACGCATCAAGGAACTGAGAAGAAAATGA
- the ygiD gene encoding 4,5-DOPA dioxygenase extradiol, with protein MTERMPAIFFGHGNPMNALAENEYTRAWRSIGEAMLRPKAVLCISAHWYVPMVAVTAMERPRTIHDFGGFPRELFEVEYPAPGSPELAERVRELIGGDVAADTGTWGLDNGTWSVFCHVFPEADVPIVQLAINRAEPPEFHYELGRRLSPLRDEGILIAASGNIIHNLHAYAWGRQDVEPFDWAVRFEQQARSLIERAEHGPLVDYQKLGEDALLSAPTQDHYLPLLYVLGAAREDDAVSFPVAGFDGGSISMLAVQFGLGERLGG; from the coding sequence ATGACCGAGAGAATGCCGGCAATATTTTTCGGCCACGGAAATCCGATGAATGCCCTTGCGGAGAACGAGTACACGCGGGCGTGGCGGAGCATCGGCGAAGCGATGCTGCGGCCAAAGGCGGTGCTTTGCATTTCGGCCCATTGGTACGTGCCGATGGTTGCGGTTACCGCGATGGAGCGGCCGCGGACGATACATGATTTCGGCGGGTTTCCGCGGGAGCTTTTTGAGGTCGAATATCCGGCACCGGGCTCGCCGGAGCTTGCTGAAAGAGTGCGGGAACTGATAGGCGGCGACGTTGCCGCTGACACCGGAACCTGGGGGCTTGACAACGGCACATGGTCGGTTTTCTGCCACGTTTTTCCCGAGGCGGACGTGCCGATCGTGCAACTCGCGATCAACCGGGCCGAGCCGCCGGAGTTTCACTACGAGCTCGGCCGCCGGCTCTCGCCGCTAAGGGACGAAGGCATTCTGATCGCGGCGAGCGGTAACATTATCCATAATCTTCACGCCTACGCCTGGGGGCGGCAAGATGTCGAGCCGTTCGATTGGGCCGTGCGGTTCGAGCAACAGGCCCGGAGCCTGATCGAACGCGCGGAGCACGGGCCGCTCGTCGATTATCAAAAGCTCGGTGAAGATGCCCTGCTTTCCGCTCCGACGCAAGACCATTATCTGCCGCTGCTCTACGTGCTCGGCGCCGCCCGCGAGGACGACGCCGTTTCATTCCCCGTCGCGGGATTCGACGGCGGTTCCATTTCGATGTTGGCAGTTCAGTTCGGGCTCGGCGAACGGTTGGGCGGATAG
- a CDS encoding NAD(P)H-dependent oxidoreductase produces METIKILGIAGSIRKASLNRAALRAAAEFLPEGAELTTFEIDEIPPFNQDSEANPPVVVADLKSAIRDADAILFVSPEYNYSIPGVLKNAIDWASRPYGDSAWDGKPAAIMGVSGGALGTARMQYDLRKVMVFLNMYPLNRPEVMIGNSGERFDDEGNLTDDSTRKIMAKQLAALVEWTRKLKK; encoded by the coding sequence ATGGAAACAATAAAGATACTTGGGATCGCCGGAAGCATCAGAAAGGCCTCGCTCAACCGTGCGGCGCTTCGTGCAGCGGCGGAGTTCCTGCCTGAGGGTGCGGAGCTGACTACGTTTGAGATAGACGAAATACCGCCCTTTAACCAGGATAGCGAGGCGAACCCACCGGTGGTGGTTGCGGACCTCAAGTCGGCTATCCGCGATGCGGACGCGATACTTTTCGTCTCGCCGGAGTATAACTATTCGATTCCCGGTGTGCTCAAGAATGCCATCGACTGGGCGTCGCGGCCCTATGGCGACAGTGCCTGGGATGGCAAGCCGGCGGCGATCATGGGCGTTTCGGGCGGTGCGCTCGGCACGGCGAGAATGCAGTATGACCTCCGCAAGGTGATGGTATTTCTGAATATGTATCCGCTCAACCGGCCGGAAGTGATGATCGGCAACAGCGGCGAGCGGTTTGACGACGAGGGCAATCTGACCGATGATTCAACGCGGAAGATAATGGCGAAGCAGCTTGCGGCACTCGTCGAGTGGACACGAAAGCTGAAGAAATAG
- a CDS encoding YbaN family protein has protein sequence MDIRKAILIFAGTLFVALGVLGIFLPLMPTTVFLLMAAYCYSRSSERFHSWLLNNRWLGGYIRNYRSGGGMSVRQKVSTLSLLWASMGFSIWIISAKLWVSLLLVAIALGVTIHILWIKTYRREIAEPTTEPAPAGELS, from the coding sequence ATGGATATCAGAAAGGCAATACTGATCTTTGCGGGCACCCTCTTCGTCGCCCTTGGGGTGCTGGGCATCTTTTTGCCGCTGATGCCGACGACCGTTTTCCTGCTAATGGCGGCTTACTGCTATTCCCGCAGCTCCGAACGTTTCCATTCTTGGCTGCTGAATAATCGCTGGCTTGGCGGATACATTCGCAATTACAGATCGGGCGGCGGAATGTCTGTCCGGCAAAAGGTGAGCACGTTATCCTTATTGTGGGCCTCGATGGGATTCAGCATCTGGATCATTTCCGCAAAACTCTGGGTCAGCCTTCTGCTCGTCGCCATCGCCCTCGGCGTCACCATCCACATCCTCTGGATCAAAACATACCGCCGCGAAATCGCCGAACCAACCACCGAACCCGCACCCGCCGGCGAACTCTCATAA
- a CDS encoding VOC family protein: MKIARPTRFAHIVYRTRRFQEMLEWYSTVFDARIQFKNPALAFMTYDDEHHRFAFADMNVLQPDGGAIEKSDAIGVDHVGYTLEGIGDLLENYALLKARGISPYWCIHHGITVSMYYADPDGNQMEFQVDLLSSGEEASAFMKTGFEVNPVGVEYDPDELLVSYRAGVSPDALLRFYDGGEISPIRGEFARLMSA; the protein is encoded by the coding sequence ATGAAAATCGCACGCCCTACGAGATTCGCTCACATCGTTTACCGCACTCGGCGTTTTCAAGAAATGCTGGAATGGTACTCGACCGTTTTCGATGCTCGCATTCAGTTTAAGAACCCGGCACTTGCGTTCATGACCTACGACGACGAGCATCATCGTTTTGCGTTCGCCGATATGAACGTTTTGCAGCCGGACGGCGGAGCGATCGAAAAGAGCGATGCGATTGGCGTTGACCATGTCGGCTATACGCTCGAGGGCATTGGCGACCTGTTGGAGAATTATGCTTTGCTGAAGGCGAGAGGCATCTCGCCCTACTGGTGCATTCACCACGGCATTACCGTGTCTATGTATTACGCCGACCCCGACGGGAATCAGATGGAGTTTCAGGTCGATCTTTTGAGTTCGGGTGAGGAGGCAAGTGCTTTCATGAAAACGGGCTTCGAGGTCAATCCGGTCGGCGTCGAATATGACCCGGACGAACTGCTCGTGAGTTACCGGGCCGGAGTATCGCCTGATGCTCTGCTGCGATTCTACGATGGCGGCGAGATATCGCCGATCCGCGGAGAGTTCGCACGGTTGATGTCTGCTTAA
- a CDS encoding nitroreductase family protein gives MTPNFLPLSPVELGSAEQASRASGFLDLMNRRRTVREFSPRDVPIELIEKAVATAGTAPSGANMQPWRFVVVRDAEVKRKIREAAEKEEHESYNSRMSEKWLRRLAPLGTDENKPFLEIAPYLIIVFRITSIEENGETEPTYYSQESVGIAVGLLLAALHNMGLATLTHTPSPMKFLQEILGRPRNEVPFVLIPVGYPAEDARVPDIKRKPLEEIMIIV, from the coding sequence ATGACACCGAACTTTTTGCCTCTGAGCCCGGTCGAACTCGGTTCGGCGGAACAGGCGAGCCGGGCCTCGGGTTTTCTTGATCTAATGAACCGGCGGCGGACGGTGCGGGAATTTTCGCCGCGGGATGTGCCGATCGAGCTTATTGAAAAGGCGGTCGCGACGGCCGGAACGGCGCCTTCGGGGGCGAATATGCAGCCGTGGCGGTTTGTCGTTGTCCGCGATGCGGAAGTGAAAAGGAAGATACGCGAAGCGGCCGAGAAAGAAGAGCACGAAAGCTATAACAGCCGGATGAGCGAGAAATGGCTGCGACGGCTTGCCCCGTTGGGCACGGACGAGAACAAGCCTTTTCTGGAGATCGCACCGTACCTGATCATCGTCTTTCGCATCACGTCCATCGAAGAAAATGGCGAGACGGAGCCGACGTATTACTCGCAGGAATCGGTTGGGATTGCGGTCGGGCTGCTGCTCGCCGCTCTGCACAACATGGGCCTCGCAACGCTGACCCACACACCAAGCCCGATGAAATTTTTGCAAGAGATACTCGGCCGCCCGCGCAACGAAGTGCCCTTCGTCCTCATCCCGGTCGGTTATCCGGCCGAGGATGCCCGCGTTCCCGACATCAAGCGAAAACCGCTTGAGGAGATAATGATCATCGTATAG
- a CDS encoding serine/threonine-protein kinase: MYAGTQIGRYEIRSKIGEGGMGEVYSALDHELDRNVAIKLLPFEFTVDEDRRNRFRQEARVVSALNHPNIITIFEIGEDEHGSYLATELVEGKTLREVLKTESLTLVRMLKIIEQTANALVAAHQAHIIHRDIKPENIMVRQDSIVKVLDFGLAKSKYALGEGADANKTLPGTVMGSARYMSPEQARGHEVDERTDIWSLGVVLYEMLIGKAPFDGETTADTIAAVVYKEPVPLVDHLPNIPPELTRIVRKALQKDREERYQSVKDFALDVRELLHELEHTNSGRRSGHTTSSPDFNENPTMLHRTVSGNHPTGNATVLTSVPSHGGGPQRSFSLKRTAGVAAALSLLALIAAGFYSYLGNEERQAETAFIKPQISRINTDGRVALPAISPDGKYIAYVSGEIGNRSLVVRQVATDSTITLVPATNLVVKSISFSPSGDHVYFTQTSSDFSISTLYQVPTLGGTPKRLVEDVDSPVAFTPDGKRFAFIRHIPKTNADTIYLVDTETLELEEFLSTPATEYNMFVFRLAFSPDGKKLLAGGGIRQSGFLMKTDVVEIDVATKKLRPLNRREFQMVTNFGWLEDGSGYVFTARPTQNDNVQIWLASYPEGELHQVTNDLNDYADLGISGDGRTMVTIKGDATGSLWRIPAAGNAPAQITSDGRAVEGKAGVLATRDGKIIYTRNEGKTAQLWQADADGKNAAVLFADTGFAVDPALSPDGKTLVFNLQKDRRSRIWRINADGSGPAQLTADEANTLDLMPQITADGRSVIFQRQAEGEERFKLMRVPIEGGPAEIFYEHESRGVFHPRMSPDGKRMAFVTYDLANFEKRLHIAAIEDGKVKAIERDIEYNLINNYVWSPDGKELTVLTNRGGAMNLWRQPIDGSPATPITDFSSGLIFNFSWSADGRELLVARGSINNDLILIKDGLREAADVSLRRAGPRERS; this comes from the coding sequence ATGTATGCGGGAACACAGATCGGGCGTTATGAGATCCGTTCCAAGATCGGCGAGGGCGGAATGGGCGAGGTTTATTCGGCGCTCGACCACGAGCTTGACCGTAACGTGGCGATAAAGCTCCTGCCCTTCGAATTCACGGTTGACGAAGACCGCCGCAACCGCTTTCGCCAGGAAGCCCGGGTCGTCTCCGCCCTCAATCATCCGAACATAATCACCATCTTTGAGATCGGCGAGGACGAGCACGGTAGCTATCTGGCGACGGAACTCGTCGAGGGCAAAACGCTTCGTGAAGTTCTCAAGACCGAATCGCTGACGCTCGTGCGAATGCTCAAGATCATCGAGCAAACGGCCAATGCGCTGGTTGCTGCCCATCAGGCGCACATCATCCACCGCGACATCAAGCCGGAGAACATAATGGTCCGGCAGGATTCGATCGTAAAGGTGCTCGACTTCGGCCTGGCGAAATCAAAATACGCTCTCGGCGAGGGCGCCGACGCGAACAAGACGCTTCCGGGAACGGTGATGGGAAGTGCCCGTTATATGTCGCCGGAGCAGGCCCGCGGCCACGAGGTCGATGAGCGGACGGACATCTGGAGCCTCGGCGTCGTGCTTTACGAGATGCTGATCGGAAAGGCACCGTTCGATGGCGAAACGACGGCCGATACGATCGCGGCGGTGGTTTACAAGGAGCCCGTGCCGCTCGTGGACCACCTGCCGAACATACCGCCGGAACTGACCCGGATCGTCCGCAAAGCTCTGCAGAAAGACCGCGAGGAACGCTACCAGAGCGTTAAGGACTTTGCGCTCGACGTCCGCGAGCTGCTCCACGAGCTTGAGCACACGAACAGCGGCCGGCGGAGCGGGCACACGACATCTTCGCCCGATTTTAATGAGAACCCGACGATGCTCCACCGGACGGTGAGCGGCAATCACCCGACCGGGAACGCGACCGTATTAACAAGCGTGCCCTCGCATGGCGGCGGTCCGCAGCGTAGCTTTTCGCTCAAGCGGACGGCCGGCGTCGCGGCGGCACTTTCGCTGCTTGCGCTCATTGCGGCCGGGTTCTATTCATATCTCGGCAACGAAGAGCGACAGGCGGAAACGGCGTTCATCAAGCCGCAGATCTCGCGGATCAACACGGACGGCCGCGTCGCGCTTCCGGCCATTTCGCCCGACGGAAAATATATTGCATACGTAAGCGGCGAGATCGGTAACCGCAGCCTGGTCGTAAGGCAGGTCGCGACCGACAGCACGATAACGCTCGTCCCGGCGACGAACTTGGTTGTGAAGTCGATCTCGTTCTCGCCAAGCGGTGACCATGTTTACTTTACGCAGACGAGCAGCGATTTCAGTATCAGCACGCTTTACCAGGTGCCGACGCTCGGCGGTACGCCAAAGCGGCTGGTCGAGGACGTTGACAGCCCGGTCGCATTCACACCGGACGGCAAGCGGTTCGCTTTCATCCGGCATATACCGAAAACGAATGCGGACACGATCTATTTGGTCGATACCGAAACGCTTGAGCTAGAGGAATTTCTCTCGACGCCGGCGACCGAATACAACATGTTCGTTTTCCGGTTGGCCTTTTCGCCGGACGGCAAAAAGCTTTTGGCGGGCGGCGGCATCCGGCAGAGCGGATTCCTGATGAAAACGGACGTGGTCGAGATCGACGTCGCGACCAAGAAGCTTCGGCCGCTAAACAGGCGTGAGTTTCAGATGGTGACGAACTTCGGCTGGCTGGAAGATGGCTCCGGCTACGTTTTCACCGCACGGCCGACGCAGAACGATAATGTTCAGATCTGGCTCGCCTCGTATCCCGAAGGCGAACTGCACCAGGTGACGAACGACCTGAACGACTATGCCGACCTCGGCATCTCGGGCGACGGCCGGACGATGGTGACCATCAAGGGCGACGCGACGGGTTCGCTCTGGAGAATTCCTGCAGCCGGTAATGCGCCGGCTCAGATCACCTCCGATGGACGCGCCGTTGAGGGCAAGGCCGGCGTGCTCGCGACCCGCGACGGCAAGATAATTTACACCCGCAACGAGGGCAAAACGGCCCAGCTCTGGCAAGCGGATGCCGACGGAAAGAACGCGGCCGTGCTTTTTGCAGATACCGGCTTCGCGGTCGATCCTGCACTTTCGCCGGACGGCAAGACACTGGTCTTCAATTTGCAGAAAGACCGCCGTTCGCGCATCTGGCGGATCAATGCCGATGGCTCGGGCCCGGCGCAGTTGACGGCGGATGAAGCGAACACGCTCGACCTGATGCCGCAGATAACTGCCGACGGGCGAAGCGTCATTTTTCAACGGCAGGCCGAGGGCGAGGAGCGGTTCAAGCTGATGCGGGTGCCGATCGAGGGCGGGCCGGCAGAGATTTTCTACGAGCACGAATCGCGGGGCGTTTTTCACCCGCGGATGTCGCCGGACGGCAAGCGGATGGCGTTCGTCACTTACGACCTTGCGAACTTTGAAAAGCGGCTGCACATTGCTGCGATCGAGGACGGAAAGGTGAAGGCGATCGAGCGCGACATCGAATACAACCTGATCAACAATTACGTTTGGTCGCCGGACGGTAAGGAACTAACGGTGCTGACCAACCGCGGCGGGGCGATGAACCTTTGGCGGCAGCCGATCGATGGCTCGCCGGCGACGCCGATCACGGATTTCAGCTCCGGGCTGATCTTCAATTTCAGTTGGTCGGCGGACGGCCGCGAGCTGCTCGTCGCACGCGGGAGCATTAATAACGACCTGATCCTCATCAAAGACGGCCTGCGGGAAGCCGCCGATGTTTCGCTCCGCCGGGCCGGCCCACGCGAACGGTCTTAG
- a CDS encoding cysteine desulfurase-like protein, whose product MNTTAAETTFSLSGIREHFPALARTHNGHAVAYYDGPGGTQIPRPVVEAMNDYLYNHNANTHWGFPTSDETDALIANSRAAFADFFNSSPDEVVFGQNMTTLTFHLARALGRGWQAGDELVVTELDHHANVDTWRSLEKERGMIVRTLPMDIESGTLLLDELPALLNERTRLVAIGAASNAIGTITDVAAVCRMAREAGALSFVDAVHFAPHKLIDVTAIGCDFLACSAYKFYGPHIGILFGRRALLEKADFPKLAPSPNNAPDRAETGTQSHESIVGAGAAVDFIASLGQGTTRRERLADAFHKMHDKDDALTKWLWHGLSAIPGVRVYGPGPEAERTSLVSFTVGDRPSSEVSRRLIDSGIYISHGDFYASTVVERYGISQQGLVRAGISLYTTEEEVERLLTNVAQIAS is encoded by the coding sequence ATGAACACCACAGCCGCCGAAACGACGTTCTCTCTTTCCGGGATCCGCGAGCACTTTCCCGCACTCGCCCGCACACACAACGGCCACGCCGTCGCCTATTACGACGGGCCCGGCGGGACGCAGATCCCGCGGCCGGTAGTCGAGGCGATGAACGATTACCTTTACAACCATAATGCCAACACACATTGGGGCTTCCCGACCAGCGACGAGACCGATGCGTTGATCGCCAATTCGCGTGCGGCGTTTGCCGACTTCTTCAATTCGTCACCGGATGAGGTCGTCTTTGGCCAAAATATGACGACCCTAACGTTTCACCTCGCCCGTGCTCTCGGCCGCGGCTGGCAGGCGGGCGACGAGCTGGTCGTTACCGAACTCGATCACCACGCCAATGTCGATACCTGGCGATCGCTTGAGAAGGAGCGCGGAATGATCGTCCGCACTTTGCCGATGGATATTGAGAGCGGGACGCTGCTCCTCGATGAGCTTCCCGCGTTGCTAAATGAACGCACGCGGCTCGTCGCCATCGGCGCCGCCTCGAACGCCATTGGAACCATTACAGACGTTGCTGCCGTCTGCCGGATGGCTCGCGAAGCCGGAGCCCTCAGCTTCGTCGATGCCGTTCACTTCGCCCCGCATAAACTGATCGACGTCACGGCCATCGGCTGCGACTTCCTCGCCTGCTCGGCCTATAAATTTTACGGCCCGCACATCGGTATTCTTTTCGGCCGGCGTGCGCTTCTTGAGAAGGCCGATTTCCCGAAGCTCGCCCCTTCGCCAAACAACGCACCCGACCGTGCCGAGACCGGAACGCAGAGCCACGAGTCGATCGTCGGAGCCGGAGCGGCAGTCGATTTTATTGCCTCGCTCGGCCAGGGGACGACGCGGCGGGAACGCCTTGCCGATGCTTTCCATAAGATGCACGACAAAGATGACGCACTTACCAAGTGGCTCTGGCACGGGCTCTCGGCCATTCCCGGCGTTCGGGTTTACGGCCCCGGCCCCGAGGCTGAGCGGACGTCGCTCGTCTCATTCACCGTCGGCGACCGGCCCTCAAGCGAGGTCAGCCGACGTCTGATCGACTCGGGCATTTACATTTCGCATGGAGATTTCTACGCATCGACGGTCGTCGAGCGTTACGGCATAAGCCAACAGGGATTGGTCCGTGCCGGCATCAGCCTTTATACGACCGAGGAAGAGGTCGAGCGGCTTCTCACAAACGTCGCCCAAATTGCGAGCTAA